A genomic segment from Bacillus cereus G9842 encodes:
- a CDS encoding ABC transporter permease, whose product MYKVIAKRLLNAIPLLFVISIISFLLIKLAPGDPVRNFVTPNMSPIDVERIRESLGLDQPIYVQYFLWLKNILTGNFGYSLQNHRPVLELITERLPATIGLMGSSLLVSFVIAIPLGLFTGVKKNSFFDRIVNFISYVGISMPVFWFALLLVYLFSLKLNLLPSMGMRTVGKDSVWDIVQHGILPCMVLAFQNVSVYMRYIRSSTIQQLEEEYVQIQYAYGASKKTVLFNHVLRNVLIPIITIFGLSIPSLVGGAFITETVFSWPGLGSLGVNAIFRFDYPIIMAITLLSSFMLILGNLIADILYGVVDPRIRMRG is encoded by the coding sequence GTGTATAAAGTAATTGCGAAGAGGCTTTTAAATGCAATTCCGCTTTTATTTGTTATTTCTATTATTTCTTTTCTATTAATAAAACTAGCACCGGGGGATCCGGTTCGAAACTTTGTAACGCCAAATATGAGTCCAATTGATGTGGAGCGTATTCGCGAAAGTTTAGGACTAGATCAACCAATTTACGTGCAGTATTTTTTATGGTTAAAAAACATTTTAACAGGAAACTTTGGTTACTCACTTCAAAATCATCGTCCTGTTTTGGAACTTATCACAGAAAGATTACCTGCAACAATTGGATTAATGGGATCATCTTTACTCGTCTCATTCGTAATTGCAATACCACTTGGACTGTTTACAGGTGTGAAAAAGAATTCATTCTTTGACCGCATTGTAAACTTTATTTCATATGTTGGTATTTCTATGCCGGTTTTCTGGTTTGCACTACTATTAGTCTACTTATTCTCTTTAAAATTGAACCTACTTCCGAGTATGGGTATGCGCACCGTAGGTAAAGATTCTGTCTGGGATATTGTGCAACACGGCATTTTACCTTGCATGGTGCTTGCGTTCCAAAACGTATCTGTTTATATGAGATATATTCGTTCAAGTACGATTCAGCAATTAGAAGAAGAATATGTACAAATTCAATATGCGTACGGCGCTTCAAAGAAAACAGTGTTATTTAATCACGTACTTCGAAATGTATTAATCCCGATCATTACAATTTTCGGATTATCGATTCCAAGTTTAGTAGGTGGAGCGTTTATTACGGAAACAGTATTTTCATGGCCGGGTCTTGGTTCACTTGGGGTAAATGCTATTTTTAGATTTGATTATCCGATTATCATGGCAATTACATTACTATCATCATTCATGTTAATTCTCGGTAACTTAATTGCTGATATTTTATATGGCGTAGTAGATCCGCGCATTCGAATGAGGGGGTGA